Proteins from a genomic interval of Magnetospirillum sp. WYHS-4:
- the grxC gene encoding glutaredoxin 3 has product MASVEVYTTPVCPYCVRAKALLARKGVAYTEIDVSRDATLRDAMIQKAGGRRTVPQIFIDGHHVGGCDDLHDLDRQGGLDKMLGLA; this is encoded by the coding sequence TTGGCGAGCGTCGAAGTCTACACCACCCCCGTCTGCCCCTACTGCGTCCGCGCCAAGGCGCTGCTGGCCCGTAAGGGCGTGGCCTATACCGAGATCGACGTCTCTCGCGACGCCACCCTTCGCGACGCGATGATCCAAAAAGCGGGCGGCCGGCGCACGGTGCCCCAGATCTTCATCGACGGCCACCACGTGGGCGGCTGCGACGATCTGCACGACCTGGACCGCCAAGGCGGCCTGGACAAGATGCTGGGGCTGGCATGA